The window tcgggtgttatgggaacgCAGTCGACGCAGATGGCACCATAGTCAAGTCCTTGCTCACCAATTCTGGAAGCACTTCATCAGGTTCTACCTTCCCAGCCTTCAGACCCACCAGAAGTGGCAAGATGAGAAATCTGACATCCAGGTTGGCACCGTCGTCCTGATCGTCGACTCCCAGCTGCCAAGAGCACTCTGGCCAGTAGGCCGGGTGTCAGGTATTCCCTGGAACAGACAGCAGAGTAAGAACAGCCCAAATTAAGGTGGGAGAGAAGTCATACACACGCCCAGTCGCATGCCTCATCCGATTGCCTGCCATACCAGATTAAAGCTACTCTGAACAGTATAGTGTAGCTCTAAACAGCCCTTTAAGTAGTTATCGCTACACTCTCTGCCTTTTTTCAGATGTCCTTTCACATTTGCATTAGCTTTGTGGTACAGGGCTAGAATTATGTCATGACTAAAGTTCAGGCCAGATGGGATATTGTACTTAGCCTTAAGTACCTTACCCTTAAGTTTAGTAAAATCCACCATAACGACCAAATAATGTCACAGTGTGGTGCGGGAGAGAAGCACGTGAAcaaggaagatgatgatgatacaaagtatttaataatcCACATGGGGTTATTCATAGAAAGCAGGCAGAAACCCACATACACACTGATGAGACCGGACaaccaaacactgaacagaatgcaACTTATAAGGGGAATGTTATAGAGGGTAATTGACAAGACACACCTAAACATAATGGTGCAATCAACAGGAGACAGTaactaggtcacacagagcacaGGTGGAATGAAAACAGTTCAGGGGTGTGACACATAAATTTGGTCACATATCACTgttctggggtctcatttataaaactctacGTAGATTTCATCCTTAAAGTGGAcataggcacaaaagctagattttgtgtatgcacaaaagttttcagatttataaaaccatgcgtacaccagaacctgcgcaaaaatccctttataaatcccagtcaggggaagattgtgcgtacgtgcatctccacctcaTCTCCTCCCCAAAATAACCATACATGGAGCTTACCAcaccttgttttactatgcataacctcatctgcatatcatttccatgcatattcccaccacgtgacaccatgtttaacaccgagacattaaggaaatatgagatggggactataatgccatttgtgccatttacataaatttttattgctaaaaatgatccagtatccttgttaagttttataataaatatatgaaaatatccataaaacaaaatggtttatagttgttctcagatatattttagaatagagttgatctcattcttttccactggccaaatagtatttcaattgttttaaacaattcaattcaaattaaatgtatacagttttactggtgaacatcttttagctatttttagtggaaacagataggcccatatttattacagtgtaaatacaattgtctgaaTCGGCaagtcactgacaaagtattttaaaaagaaaacgtgcaaatcttaccgtttctcctagttatatccttcaaatatagtggtatttttcattgtgctgttgagatgccttcacacgacatcaacacctctgtGCAGCTGCGGTTATACAgaaagctattatcattggtcctgtaccggacaatggaccgttcgaccaccaaatccagcagtgtccaccataatatcgaagtaGCCTAAGTGTgtatcattgatcattgttctcgctaaaatatttctcatgtgatccgtagtttagtttaaagattaattattgtgtACTTTATAGCACtactcgctgtcattaaaacatagcataccacaggaaaattatttagcctattgttattaaaatcatgtaattatgtttttttgtaaaattatgtaatttcagtgtttatctccaaTAATGTGAGTGggatatttaatgtaaatgtgtatatcgacatgaaaacagtttaaaatcgctgtttacttaattacttttctcactccaggaaaaagagtgcgtacgcatggtctagaatgtccgtatgGTGCATATATATgtacgccaagtttattttttataaatcatgatatgtgcgtggaaaattgcgtacgcatgtttctatgcccattcTGTGcatacgcaacgtttataaatgagaccccagatcATTATTTGTATCGCTTTTTCTTTCAATATGTACAAACCTGTTTCTAAATCAGCAGGTAGGTTACTTTTTATAATGCACAACATAAAGACATTCATGAATACTTATCTTATCTTATGAAAGGAAAGATATTTGTATATTTCCTGGTAGCAGTGCCCAGGTTTGTGTTTTATAAAGCTCAGGTGATAAGGAGCAGTGGCAAAGTGTGACTACGCAGCAAAGTGACTCTATACAGAGCAAACTGAAGAGAGTTTCTGGTAAAACATATTATACACTTACATTAAATTTGACTAACTTTATACCAAACCTATTTTTGCATTATGTCTGCATTTTGTTATAGTTGGTTTTTAACTAAATGctattaatgaattttttattttttttattttgtaaaattctatAATGGCTGGTATCGTACTTTTGTAAATGTCTTTGGAAAAGAGAATCTGCTAAATATCTAGGATGTACATGtagattaatttaaacaataactGTATTTATGAAGTATGTTATctgttttgaatatatatacacacacacacacagaacacatttacATGTTTTGATGTACTATGATTTTTGTATAGGTCAATATCAGATTTGGAAGCAAGAATGTCCCAAACAGTTTTACCCGTGAACTCTTCAACACTCATCATCCAGATTCAACCACCAACACAAACAACACCAGCTGGGACTGTGACAAATGCTCCTGCGCCTGTTTATGTCCAACAGATCGCAGGAGTTTCTCCTAatggacttcaggcatttctGAAAAGCCAACCAAAAACCCTTGGGGTaggaatttattttataaacctAAGTAaactttaatgtgtgtatgtaagtgtgaAGTAAGACAATTACAtgaatatattctttaaaaaataaataaataaataaataagttaaagcATACgtagtgttttttcattgtacttACTTTAAAACATATTGTTTTGGTGATAACGCAATATAAGATGAGGTTTATTATTTACAGATTAAAATTTACAGTGTACCAGTCACATAAAAGTCACAAAGAATGTCTTAGGAGTTGCAAACTATCAAAAAATGTGAACTAATGGACAAATTGTGCTCATCTGCAAATGAATTCATACAATAAGAGCTCCATGCTTGTAGAATATTTTTTGGGGGAGATATGtttttttagtataatcataCTTCCATAACTACAGTCACCATAaatttatattgtacattttatattgattCCCAAAATCTGAAATGGTTTTACTTTAAAGAAGACACTCTTGTACATTTTTCTTGTCCTTCACAGACTGTCCAGGTAATGATTGGTTTGCTGACTTTCATGCTTGGGATCGTGTCTACAGTTCATGCGGATTCCACGATTGTCTTTTTTGGTATTCCTTACTGGGGATCACTTATCGTAAgaaacaattacaattaagtgATCTGTCTTTATAATTCAAGCTACATTTTCCAGCAGAAGCCTtaatttttgtctttctctctcttctcagtACATTATTGCAGGTTCACTCTGcattgctgccgaaaacaaacTTAATTCACCCTCCGGTTTGTGTTTGGTATGTACACAACACTTGTTACTATTACttgttactgcccaacactggcaggtgacataataataataataataataataataataataattgcatttctTTCAGTAATGGCTAGAAACAGTTTTTCCCCTTtatcattaaatgtatattttccgatttctatctataaaaaaatatatatattttttcacactaCATATACTTTTTCATCTACATTAACATGATATGTTAACAAAATGTGTTACAGCTCTTCCtaaattattaatgtgttttatgttttttttttttctgcctataGGTGAGAGGTTCACTTGGAATGAACATTTTCAGTGCTATAACTGCAGGTTTTGCAGTTATTATAATTTCGGTTGATTTGGCTATTCAACAATTGAACTACAGTTACTGCAGTGATTATAAGTGTTTTGATTTGGAGGAAAGGTATAAGGTATGTCAccttttacattcacatttatttagtaattacaTTACGATAACTGTGTGGTCAGTACACTTGTCAAAAGTCAATCCTTAATATGCACTcagtcttttttcccccaaaatttcAGAAGTAGTTTATAGATCTCTTATATTTCTGATCATTTATAATGCAAGAAGGCATTGACATTATACATTAAGCAGCCGGCGTTCCAGTGTGAGTACTAATTATCAATTGTTTTACTATTTGAGCTGATGTTGTATTTTCTCTCAGACCCTCTTCTCGGGAATCGGTAGTGTTTCACTGATATTTGCCTTGCTTGAGTTTATCatctccatctatctatcatcttttgCCTGTAAAGCCACTTCCTGCTGTTATCCACAGGTGAGTAATGCATCAAGTCAACTGACTATATGGGTCATTGCTACTATTTGGTGGATTTTatggccacaaaaaaaaatattaggggtgtaacgatgcACTTCGCTCAAGAGACGATATTGAAGTAATTATCTTACACAGTTAAAGACTGAACAAAATCCAAACACTGTAAAGTTATTGGCACAAACTTCTCTCCAATATGATTTTACACAAGTCTTTTCAGACTGTACATAAGCTTCTAACTTCTGAATGCAGCTGTATGTGACCTTCTAACTGAACTCCTTTCCATAAACTGAACATAAAAAATAAGActgtcaaaagattaaaatattttatcaaattaatcacatgatgtgctgattaattaatcaccccaaagaacatttaaagtcattattgtgttaaatgagaaaaacattaaatagacactacaaaaagtagctttagaaattaatattttgattcaacactataaaaaaatcattataaatgggTATTAATGTTACTGTTAATGAAACTAAATACCCAAGTAGGTGGTTCTACTTgtcctttaaaatcttaagtgTAATGCCCTAATTCACCTGACTTGCTATAAGTGACAGTTTCAAGAAAGCAACTCTTgatatatattttgacattttccaaaatgtcattttagagcTAGTAATGGAGCTTGAGTCACTGATACGCAGAGATCGAAGTGAATGTAAATGACCTGAGTCTGTGCATCTCTCAAAAGCGTTTAGTAG is drawn from Cyprinus carpio isolate SPL01 unplaced genomic scaffold, ASM1834038v1 S000006593, whole genome shotgun sequence and contains these coding sequences:
- the LOC109098712 gene encoding membrane-spanning 4-domains subfamily A member 4A-like, with amino-acid sequence MSQTVLPVNSSTLIIQIQPPTQTTPAGTVTNAPAPVYVQQIAGVSPNGLQAFLKSQPKTLGTVQVMIGLLTFMLGIVSTVHADSTIVFFGIPYWGSLIYIIAGSLCIAAENKLNSPSGLCLVRGSLGMNIFSAITAGFAVIIISVDLAIQQLNYSYCSDYKCFDLEERYKTLFSGIGSVSLIFALLEFIISIYLSSFACKATSCCYPQMPYFAQGLPPLSCDFRPCHYHEPKSPEISVISNPSMNHQPAEIPPQYNEI